The nucleotide sequence AATTAGAGACGATAAAAGAAGTATATAAGCATGTAGATGCAAATAAGGCCAGCTATTTAGCAAGAGCTAGACAATCGGGACAAGATATTAAAGTTACAATTGGAGATGTAGTCTTCTCTTACAACACAAACCAGAGCGTTACGCTGTTAGTTGCAGGGCGTACAATAGATATTGCCTCTGGAGAAGTTGTACAATATAAGATTGAGGGCGCATCTCACATTAGTTCTGACACTGCCAAAAAGATTTATGATTATGTCGATGAGCATAGAGAGGTTTTATTAGAAAGTGCTAAGCTTAAAGGATCTGATATTTATCTTCGTCCACGACAGACAGGTTTAGCAAGAACCATTCAAGTGACCAAAGAGGGACGCATTTTTGTTCTCTTGAATCGTAAGAAATTAGGAGATAGGCATTTAGGAACAGGTTATGCAAAGGTTGTAACACTTGCAGTAGAATTAGAGACGGGTAAATTATTTGCATCAGCAGGTCTTAAAATAGCAGATGACAATGAGCTTGAAAATCTTAAGAGATTTGGTAATGAAAATGGTTTTGTAAGGCTTGTAAGTGATGTGACTTACCAAAATAGAGCGGGTAATCTTCAAAAGCAGCGCCTTATTTTAGAGCTTTGTGATGCGGGTGATTTAGGAGGGGCTTTCAAGGGGTTTGGCTTAATATTAGAAGAAAAGAAAAGCATTTTTGATGAAGTGATAGGATCTGTGGCTCTCATGCATCAAAGAGGTTATTTGCACAGGGATTTAAAGCCTGCTAATATTTTTTTAAGCAGGAATAAAGAAACAAATAAATTGCAAACACATGTTGCTGACTTTGGATTTGTTTGCGCTCAAAATGATCGAATAGCAAAACAGAAGTTTTGTGGAACTTCCTTGTACATGTCCCCAGAATATGCTAAAGCTGCTATTAATAGTACGGCAGCAACGGGTTTTCAAGGGATAGCTAGTACGGCTCATGATGTGTGGGCTCTTGGGTGTGTTTTAGCAAGAATTGTAGATATTTCTCTTCCTTGGGATAATGCAAAAACTAATCCTGAAGTGCTTCAAAGAATAGCGAATCTTTCTCCTAACTGGCTTTTAGAGCCTGCAAACAAAAATTCACCGCAGCACTTGGTTTGGGAGATGCTGCAAGTGGATCCAGCTCATCGTATTTCAGCAGCAGAGGCACATAAAAGAGTTGCAAACTTACAGTGGAGGTAATTCTTTTAACAAAAAGCCTTTAAGATATTTTCCTTCTGGAAACCAGGCAGGAACGGGATGATCAAAGCCTTGGCTTAATTGAGAAATTGTTTGGAAAGTACGCTTGGTTGCAACAAATGCTTTTCGAAGGATCCAATTCAAGTCTTCCTCTGTAATAAAGTAAGAGCATGAATAAATCATCAAAAACCCTTGAGATTTAACTTTGGGTATGCTCATCTTAAAAAGATCGAGATAGCCCTTCATGCCGTTTGCTTTTTTACTTGCTTGTTTTACAAAAGCAGGAGGGTCTACAATGACAAGGTCAAAGAGTTCTTTTTCGCTCCTTAGATATTCCCAAACATCCGATGCAATTTCTAGGTGACGACCTTTTAAGTTGTTTCTCTCGACCATCTCTTTTAATAGTAATAGAGCGTTTTTGTCGACATCTACGCTGACAACATGTCTAGCACATCCCTTTAAGGCTGCAAGTGAGAATCCTCCTGTATATGAAAACAAGTTGAGAACGGAGTGTAATGTATGTTCTTTTACAATTTTTGTAACAAGAGCTCTATTTTCTCTCTGGTCACAAAACCAGCCAGTCTTTTGCGCCTTATGTAGGGGTATAGCAATTTCAAGTGAGTTTTCCTTTGCCCAAATAATAGACTCTTTGGATGCTGTTTGGATACTTTCTAAAACTTGCTCTTTTTTTGCAGATTGACTCTCGGCAATCACTACGTGATCTTTTATGTCGAGCAGAGAAAGTGCTTCTAAAATAGAGCTAAGGAGTAGCTCTATGCCCTTTGTATTGACTTGAATGATAGCCATTTGATTGTAGATGTCGATAACGAGTCCTGGGATCTGATCGCTTTCTCCATAACAAAGTCTATAGGCTGTTGTTTCTTCTTTTAAAAAGAACTCTCTATAAGTTTTGAGAGCTGTAAATCTTTTCAAAAACCAGCTTGTATCAATGGTTTCTACAAGAGAGCTCATCATGCGAATGGCAATGGTGTTGGCTTTTTGAAAGTAACCAATACCCAGAGGCTCTTCAAGGGAATTAAGAACAGTTACAAGAGAGCCGTGTGGAATAGGATAAGATTCTTTTAAGGCTTTAGAAAAAATCCAAGGATGTCCAAAGAGCCATGATTGCTCTCTTTCTTGTTTTAAGGTGATTGTGGGATAGGATTTATTCATGCTACGTTTTCAAACCCTAGCATGAGTGCTAAAATACTGAGCGCATTGAAGCTTGCATGCAAGCCAATAGGAGCCCAAAGAGTGCCTTTTTTTTCTTTCAAGTGGCTTAAAAAAAGACCTATAACAAAAAGAGATGAAAGAACTTCAATGTTGCCAATACCAAGGGAATATTCAAAGTGAAAGAATGCAAAAACAAGAGCTGATAATAAGTAGGAGACTTTCTTGCCCCACTTTTCATTGAGATAAGTTTGCAAAAAACCGCGGAACAAAACTTCTTCAATAAAGGGAATAAGGACAATTATAGCAAATGCAAAAAGAGAGAAAAGAAGGGGGGTATCTATTAAAGCTTTTAGTACTTTTACAATGAGTTGCTCTGGCTCCATATAATGAAAAAAATGAAAAACAATGAGAGCGATGCTGCTTCCTAGAAATTTTACAACGGGAAGCGCTATAAGCACGCTAAGAGTTCCATAGAGAAATGGTAAGATAACATCCTTAAAAAACGAGCCTTTCTTCCAAAAGAGCTGCTTTAAAATGATTTTTCCAGGCCTATTAAGATAGAAAATGATTACGAGCATCGATAGAAAAATAGCTGCTATGTGTAGCCAGTTTACAAGGAAAGCTGACATGGTAACCATTTTTTCGCCAGATATAAGACCTTTTATAGTGATGCCCAAAAGAAATAGGGGAATTACTAAAAGCTGGATAATTATGTATACAAGAAAGGCTCCAAGCATTCTGTAAAAAGAGAGTGAAGGAGCATTTTTTTGCACGGGTGGCACTTGAAAAAAGAGGTTTTTCCAGGCAATAAATAGGGCAATAAAGGCTATAAAAAAACTATATATAAGCATGCTTTGTTGCAAGCCTAGCCACTCTTCTGTAGACATAAAATCATAGGGGGTTAAATTATTTCCCACGAGATTATATACCTTCTGGTAAAAATGCAATAAATGCTCTTAGTTTTTTTGTTTG is from Chlamydiales bacterium and encodes:
- a CDS encoding protein kinase gives rise to the protein MSDIAFSARSPEMEPRHELSTGSTKSSLQERVDRAATESLKAAGNAEASTTLSGKVTSKTSQDDTESVAKIRDVQILRLQAAMPRLSVDVIQQVYKQVDANRQEKLEAAALKQEDITEKIGKLSVVYTEEGHVHLHVAGRIIDLDTGKLVGSLFKDAAPNLTPTKIRQIYEHVDVNRSARLLDAQKNRSDVTEGDSHLSITYRVDGSVNVVTDGRSIDFDTGEIVASHLQRMAPQLSTEDIRAIYREIDENGEAQLLAAAQNKKRINVVINDKVQLAYDKNGSILLQVAGRVLDFNTGEIIRSNLQKKVPGLKLETIKEVYKHVDANKASYLARARQSGQDIKVTIGDVVFSYNTNQSVTLLVAGRTIDIASGEVVQYKIEGASHISSDTAKKIYDYVDEHREVLLESAKLKGSDIYLRPRQTGLARTIQVTKEGRIFVLLNRKKLGDRHLGTGYAKVVTLAVELETGKLFASAGLKIADDNELENLKRFGNENGFVRLVSDVTYQNRAGNLQKQRLILELCDAGDLGGAFKGFGLILEEKKSIFDEVIGSVALMHQRGYLHRDLKPANIFLSRNKETNKLQTHVADFGFVCAQNDRIAKQKFCGTSLYMSPEYAKAAINSTAATGFQGIASTAHDVWALGCVLARIVDISLPWDNAKTNPEVLQRIANLSPNWLLEPANKNSPQHLVWEMLQVDPAHRISAAEAHKRVANLQWR
- a CDS encoding class I SAM-dependent rRNA methyltransferase, whose product is MNKSYPTITLKQEREQSWLFGHPWIFSKALKESYPIPHGSLVTVLNSLEEPLGIGYFQKANTIAIRMMSSLVETIDTSWFLKRFTALKTYREFFLKEETTAYRLCYGESDQIPGLVIDIYNQMAIIQVNTKGIELLLSSILEALSLLDIKDHVVIAESQSAKKEQVLESIQTASKESIIWAKENSLEIAIPLHKAQKTGWFCDQRENRALVTKIVKEHTLHSVLNLFSYTGGFSLAALKGCARHVVSVDVDKNALLLLKEMVERNNLKGRHLEIASDVWEYLRSEKELFDLVIVDPPAFVKQASKKANGMKGYLDLFKMSIPKVKSQGFLMIYSCSYFITEEDLNWILRKAFVATKRTFQTISQLSQGFDHPVPAWFPEGKYLKGFLLKELPPL
- a CDS encoding type II CAAX endopeptidase family protein: MGNNLTPYDFMSTEEWLGLQQSMLIYSFFIAFIALFIAWKNLFFQVPPVQKNAPSLSFYRMLGAFLVYIIIQLLVIPLFLLGITIKGLISGEKMVTMSAFLVNWLHIAAIFLSMLVIIFYLNRPGKIILKQLFWKKGSFFKDVILPFLYGTLSVLIALPVVKFLGSSIALIVFHFFHYMEPEQLIVKVLKALIDTPLLFSLFAFAIIVLIPFIEEVLFRGFLQTYLNEKWGKKVSYLLSALVFAFFHFEYSLGIGNIEVLSSLFVIGLFLSHLKEKKGTLWAPIGLHASFNALSILALMLGFENVA